The Rugosibacter aromaticivorans region AGTGCGGGGGACATGAGAGGGTTGTACAGCGTTCAGCCAGTCAAAAAAGGGTTTTTCACATTATGCTGTTTATCCTTGGTTCTGAATGAGAAAGAGTGGGGGTAAAGATGCATCGTCTTTCACGGATGGTTTTAGTGGCTTCTTGGGCTTTTTTATTTGTGGCCGGTTTTTGGGTTTCGGTGGGGGGTATGGCTGTGCTGCCTGCCGAGGCTGCGGCGACTGCAGCGGAAGAAACGTTTCCCGTGCCATCGATCGACGCAGCAAAGAAAACAGAGATGTTGCTAGCCAAGGTATGGCAGCATGGCCGCGACCCGGCAGCGTTTTGGGTGAGTGAAAAACTGGATGGTGTACGTGCGATATGGGATGGTCATCAGTTGCGCTTTCGCAGCGGGCGCATCGTGCCTGCACCCGACTGGTTTACTGCCGTTTTGCCCGCACAGCCACTGGATGGCGAGCTTTGGCTGGGGCGTGGCGCATTCGATGCGCTCTCGGCCATCGTGCGTAAAACTCCCCCGGTGGATGCCGAATGGCGTCAGGTGCGTTACATGATTTTCGAGCTGCCTGAGCTGTCGGGAGTGCCGGGTGCCTCGGGGAGTTTTACCCAGCGCGTTGAGCAGATGCGGGTGGTAGTCGACCAAGCGAAAATTCCCTGGTTGCAGGGGGTGCCGCAGTTTCGGGTGGCGAATGCTGCGCAACTCATGGCGCGCTATCGCGAAGTGATAGCCGGTGGCGGGGAAGGCCTCATGCTGCATCGTGCCGATGCGCTGTATCACACGGGGCGCAGCGATGATCTGCTGAAACTCAAACCGGCAGAAGACGCTGAGGCGGTGGTCATTGGCTATCTCCCCGGTAAAGGGCGTTACACAGGCATGGTGGGCGCGCTTCTGGTTGAAAATGCAGAAGGAAAACGCTTCCGCATTGGCAGCGGGCTGGATGAGGCAACGAGGCGCCATCCCCCCGCCGTGGGCGCTACCATTACCTATCGCTATCAGCAGTTGAGCGTCAATGGCATCCCTCGTTTTCCGCGGTACTGGCGGGTGCGCGATGCACTATGAAAAGCAGCACACCGTGAAAAGTCGGCGCTGGCGGGACGGCGATATTGTCTTTCCAGCTGCTTCAGCTGCAAGTGAAAGCATCGTGAATTCTTAGCGCTTTGTTGTTTTTTCCAAAAGGCTTTTGCTATTATTATGGTTAGTGATCTAACTATTAGCCTACTTATCTATTGTGAGTACCCTCGAAGAACGCTTCTCCCGCGCCCTGCACAGCACAGCGCGTGCCTGGCGGTTGGCATTGGATCGCCGACTCAAGTATCTCGGCGTCAGTCAGGCGAGCTGGATGACCATCGCTGTTGCGGCCAGAGCAGATCAGCCGTTGTCGCAAACCGAATTGGCGCAGCGTCTGGCGGTGGAGGGCGCGACGATGGTGGCGATGGTCGACCGGCTGGCAGAGGCCGGTCTGCTGGTGCGCGAGCCTTCAGAGACGGATCGGCGCGTGAACCTGGTAGTTCTGACCAAAGCTGGCAACCAGCTCTATGGCAAGGTAAAAGCTGAAGCAGATGCTTTTAGCAAAGAGCTGCTGGCCACTGTCGATAAAGACAAACTGACAATAGCCATTGAATTGCTGGAGCGATTGCAAATCGCGGTGGAATCCGCACCATGAACAGTGCTACCACCGCCGGCGCTGCGGTGCGTCCCCTCAACCGGGGGATGATTACGCTATCGCTCATGCTGGCCACGGTCATGCAAACGCTTGACAGCACCATTGCCAATGTCGCCTTGCCACATATTCAGGGCAGTCTGTCGGCGTCGCAGGATCAGATCACCTGGGTGCTGACGTCATATATTGTCGCTACGGCGATTGCGACGCCACTGGCTGGCTGGTTGTCTGACAGGTTTGGTCAGAAATATGTCCTGATAAGCTCGGTGGCTGGTTTTGTGCTCTCTTCCATGATGTGTGGCTTATCCACCTCACTGACGCAACTTGTGTTTGCCCGTTTGTTGCAGGGGGCATTCGGTGCCACGCTTATTCCTCTGTCACAAGTCATCCTGATGGAGATCAATCCGAAGGAAAAACAGGGAGCGGCGATGGCGATGTGGGGTATGGGTGTGATGATCGGGCCGATTCTGGGGCCGACGCTGGGCGGTTGGCTGACTGAGAATTATGACTGGCGCTGGGTTTTCTTTGTCAATATTCCGATTGGAGTTGTCGCCCTTTATGGCATGTGGCGTTATATCCGGCATGTGCCGGGTATACGGCGCACACGTTTCGACATGTTCGGTTTTGCTACCTTGAGTATCGCACTTGGCGCGTTACAAATGCTGCTTGATCGCGGCGAGCAGAATGACTGGTTTGCTTCGTTAGAAACCTGGATCGAGGCAATTTTGTTTGCACTGATGTCCGTCTATTTCATCGTGCATACGTTACTGCGGCCGGCAGGCAAATCATTCTTTGATTACCGATTACTGAAGAACCGCAATTATTTCAGCGGATTGGTATTCATTTTCATTGTCGGCATTGTGCTCCTTACGCCGCGTGCCCTGATTCCCAGTTTTTTGCAAAATATGCTGAATTACGAAGTGATGACCGCAGGCTTTCTAACGGCGCCTACCGGTTTTGGCACGATGATATCGATGGTTATTGTCGGTCGACTGGTCGGTCGGGTCGATGTTCGTTTCCTGCTGCTCAGTGGATTCAGCATCACGGCTTTCTCTCTCTGGCAGATGAGTCGCTACACCCTGGTGGTTTCGCAAAGCGATATCGTTTGGCCAGGGGTGATACAAGGCATAGGTATCGGGCTGACTTTCGTGCCCTTGAGTGTGGCTACCTTCGCTACGCTTGCTCCGGAAATGCGTGCCGAAGGCACAGCCATATACAGTCTAATGCGCAATATCGGCAATAGCATCGGCATATCCCTGATGCAAACTCTGCTCGTGCGTAACACACAAATCATGCATGCCTCCTTGGCAGGGAGCGTGAACTACGCTAATCCTGTCTTCCATGATCCTGCCATCGCCACGTTCTATAACCCCGCGACGCCAGCAGGGCTGCTGGCATTGAATGCCGAGATTACCCGGCAAGCCGCGATGATTGCCTATATCAATGATTTCTGGCTGATGTGTCTGATGGCCTTGCTGGTCATTCCATTTCTATTTCTGCTGCGCCCAATGTCAAAGCATGCGCCGGCGAACGTTGAACACGTGGTAATGGAGTAAGTTCATGCAAAAAAATATACGAATGTCATTTTTCTCATTCTCTACCATGCGCTCATTGAACTTTTCTCTTCCGCAAATAATTTGTCTAGGTAGTCTGCTGCTGGCGATCAGCGGTTGCGCCATGATTCCCCCCGATCATGACGTGTTGCCACGGCAGGATTTGGCGAGTGCCCAGCTTGCCGCAGATATCAAGCTGACACATGATAACTGGCCACAAGCGCAATGGTGGACAGGTTACGGCGATGTGCAGTTGGATCGCCTGATGGCACAGGCTTTACAGAATAGTCCTTCGCTGCAAATGACTGCCGCACGGATTGGTGCGGCGCGGGCAGCACTCAATCTGGACTCTGCCGACGAAGGCGTGGATGTCAGCCTCAAGGCAGAGACCAACCGCCAGCGCTATTCGGCGAACGGTTTTTTCCCTGCGCCCATAGGCGGGAGTTATTACACTGAATCGACACTGAAAGTTCTGGCCGGCCATGATTTTGACTGGTGGGGCAAGCGCCGGGCACAGATTGCTGCGGCTTTGGGCGAAGTCAATGCCCGCCATGCTGAGCATGCCCAGGCCGAGCAAACCCTGGCGGCTGCCGTGGCCCAGAGTTACTTCAATTTGCAGGCGCAATGGGCGCGGCTGGATAAGCTGCAACAACGACGCGTCAAGCAAGAAGAGCTGGTAGCTGACAAGGTAAAGCGCATTGCGCACGGCATTGCTTCAATTGATGAGCAGCGGACAGCCGAAGCCGAATTAAACCGTTTGCATAGCGAACAGGCGGCGCTCGATGCGCAACTTGGGCGCGAGCGTGAAGCTTTGCGCGCCTTGCTGGGTGCCGATAGCCGGGCGCTGACCGACCTGACGCCGCAGCCTCTACCTGATATTCCGCATGCACTGCCATCTTCGCTGGGTATTGAACTGCTGGCTCGGCGTCCCGATCTGCAAGCCGCGCGCTGGCGGGTCGAAGCCTCATTGAGCCGTATTGAGGCGGATCAGGCGGGGTTTTATCCAGAGATCAACCTGACCGGTTTCATTGGCCTTGACAGTGTGTCAATGAGTGATCTGTTCAAGGCATCCAGCCGCACGCTGTTCATCGGGCCAGCTCTGAGCCTGCCCTTGTTTGACAGTCGCCGCCTGCAAGCGCGTCTTGGTGTGGCGCGCACCCAACGCAATGAGCTGATCGCCGATTACAACCAGTTGGTTTTCAATGCCGTGCGCGACGTGGCACAGGAAGGCCTGACCTTGCGGGGATTGGAAGTGCGAATTCGCGAACAGACGGCGGCCGCCAATGCGACAGATGCCTTGCTGCGTAGCGCCCGCGCGCGCTTCACGCAAGGATTGGCTGATCGCAGCACGCTGTTGAGTGCAGAACTGGCGGCGCTAAAGGAGCAGGACATCAGCCTGCAAGTGAAAAACCAGCAATTGTTGAGTGAAGTGGCGCTGATCAAGGCATTGGGTGGCGGTTACAGAGCAGAACCCCAAATGGGCAATAAGGTTGAAAACAAGACAGAAAAAAATCCGGCAGATATCGCCTTCAGGAAATGATAGAAATCATGACAACAGAAAACGAAACCTATACGAATGGCAACAAGCGCAAGCGGATGTTGATCGGCGTAACGCTGACTTTTATTCTTGCCATAATCCTTTACGGTCTGTATTACATACGGGTGTTGACGCAGCGGGAAGAGACCGATAACGCGTATGTTGGCGGCAATCTGGTGGTGCTGACATCGCAGATTGCCGGCAGCGTGAGGGAGATTCATGCCGACGAAACAGAACGGGTCGAAGCCGGTGCGGAGATCGTTAAGCTGGATACCATTGATTCCGAGGTGGCATTGCGTGAAGCGGAAGCGCAACTTGGTGCCACAGTAAGGCAATTGCGCGGACAATACGCGGGTATCGCGCAATATGAAGCGCAGGTTCAGCAGCGCAAACTGAGCCTGCAAAAAGCCGAGGAAGATCTCGCCCGCCGCGTGCCATTAGCGGCTGACCATACGCTGTCAGCCGAAGAAGTCACACATGCCCGGCAGACCGTTGCCGATGCTCGCGCCGCGCTTGATATCGCCAGCAAACAGGCAGCAGCGGCACGCGCCGGACTGGCGGGTGTCGATCTGAGCAGGCATCCTAGCGTGCTTGCTGCCAAAGCTGCCTGGGTGCAGGCCTGGATCGCCCTGCGGCGCACCTCGATTCGCGCACCGGTCACCGGCTACATCGCCAAACGCAGCGCGCAAGTGGGTGTCCATGTGGAGCCCGGCACGCCATTGCTGTCCATCGTCCCGCTGAATCAATTGTGGGTGGATGCCAACTTCAAGGAACTTGAGTTGCGCAATATCCGCATTGGTCAGCCAGTCATTATCGAAGCCGATATCTATGGCGGCAAGGTGGAATACCACGGCAAGGTCGCCGGCCTGGCTGCCGGTACCGGGAGTGCCTTTTCCCTGTTGCCGGCGCAAAATGCCACTGGCAACTGGGTCAAGGTGGTGCAGCGTTTGCCAGTGCGCATTACGCTGGATGCACAAGAGTTGGCCAAACACCCCTTGCGTATCGGCCTGTCTACCTTGGTGACGGTTGATACCCATCAGCGTGACGGCAGCATGTTGGGCACGCCGATGCCGGCTGCTCCGGCGTATACCTCGCAGGTACCGGTGCATCCAGTGGCGGAGGGGGAAGCGATTGCCGATAAAATCATCGCTAAAAATCTTGTCGAATAATTTTGTGGCATGAAAGGGTAAGCATGTACCGCAAGATACTGTTGGCTTATGACGGATCCACGTTCAGTACCGCTGCCCTGAAGCAAAGCGCAGAACTGGCTGAGGTATGCAAGGCGGAACTGCACCTGCTAAGTATTGCCGTCACCAGCGGCGGCATGGCGATTGCCGAGGCGGCTGGCGCACAAGACGTATGTGGGCAGGGTGAGAAGGAACTGGAACGCCTCGTGGCGAGCGCCGTGGAAGAACTTCGCGGCCAGCGCCTGACCGTGATTACCTGTATCCGTTACGGCGATCCGGCAGGTGAAATTGCCGCCTATGCCAATCAGATAAAGGCGGACCTGGTCGTGCTCGGCTACGCGCACCGTGGCATTCTGGCGCGCTGGTTCCAGGGCTCGGTCAGTGCCAAGCTGCTGGATCACCTGCCATGCAGCTTGCTGGTGGCAACAGGCACGGACTGAGAATGCGCTCAACTGAAAGTCAACGCCCCAAGGGTGTTTTCCGGCAAGGGGATTGGCTTCGCGGCACCGAGGGGCGCGCTGACGATACGGCGGCGACAAGGGTTTTGCGGTGTTTGAGGTCATTGCCCTACGACCCCAAGCAGGGTTAACACCAGTGGAGCGGTGATTGCGGCAAGTGCTGTGGAAATAACCAGTGAGGCGGCCACGGGGCCTTCCAGTGTTTTGAATTGACGCGACATCAGGTAGACATTCGCTCCCACGGGCAAACTGGCCATGAGCACCACAACGTGTGTTTCCATCGTGGGAATACCCAATGCGATGGCCAGCAACCACACCACCAGCGGCTGCACCATGAGCTTTAAGGTGCAAATGGCAGTACTCAGTTGCCAGCCCGCGCGCATGCCATATTGGGCTAAGCTCATGCCCAGCGCGATGAGCGATAATGGTGCTGCAATCTGAGCCAGCATGGCCAGCGGTGCATCAATCAGCGCAGGAATGTGGCTATCGGTTAAGCCAAACAAGGTGCCACTGATAATGGCAGCCACAATGGGATTGGTAGCGACCGAGCGGAGCGTTTTTGCAAAGCCGGTAAATGAGGGGCTGCCATGCTTTGCCCACTCGATAGAGACGGAGACCAACGTCCATAAAATGAGCGAATTAAATGTCAGGATCAATGCAACCGAGGGTAGGGCCGCTTCACCCAAGGTGGTTTTAGCCAGTGGTAAACCCAGCAACACATTGTTGGAAAAAATTCCGCCAAGAGCAAATACGGACTGTGCTACACCGTCGAGTCGCAGCCAGCGCCAGGCGACAAAACGGCCGATACCAAAAACAATGAGGCAGCCGCCGAAAAAAGCAATCAGCAAACGGGCATCCACGGGCGGCAGGCGAGAAAAATCGCTCATCATGCGAAAGAGCATGGCGGGTAGCGCGATTGAAAACACGAAGCGGCTTAAGCCTTCAGCCACCGATGGAGGCCAATGAAACCAGCGCACCGGCGCGTAGCCTATGACAACTAGGGCGAATAGCGGTGTTGCAAGGACAAGGTGATGAAAAAACGTGGATATCATGAAAAGTCGGCGCTGGTAAGACGGCAAAGTGAATGGTTGGGGTGCAGTGTGCTATAGCTAATCGACTATGGCTGCTGTTTGATGCGATAAATGGCAGTTTATCCGGTGTGGGTTTCGCCGTTCCATGCGAAACTTCGCGTCTTCCTTGTGAATCATCGTAATGGAGTTGCTTATGGCGGGCTTACCCGAGATAACCAATATGGCACTGTTCTGCGATTTCGAGAACATTGCGCTGGGCGTGCGCGACGCAAAATACGCCCAGTTCGACATCAAGAAAGTGTTGGAGCGGCTGCTGCTCAAGGGCAGCATTGTGGTCAAGAAAGCCTATTGCGACTGGGCGCGCTACAAGGAATTCAAGGCGCCGATGCATGAAGCTTCGTTCGAGTTGATCGAGATTCCGCATGTGCGCCAGTCAGGCAAGAATTCAGCCGATATCCGCATGGTGGTCGATGCGCTTGATCTTTGTTATACCAAAGCGCATGTCGATACCTTCGTCATCATTAGCGGCGACTCGGATTTCTCGCCCTTGGTTTCCAAACTACGCGAGAACAACAAGCATGTGATCGGCGTCGGTGTGAAGGCGGCGACCTCTGACTTGCTGTCGGCTAATTGCGACGAGTTCATTTTCTACGACGATCTGGTGCGCGAGCAGGAAGCGAAAAAGACACGCAGCGCGAAGAAGGCGCCAGCAAAAACGACGACGGCTAAATCAGCCGCAAGCAAGGCCGAGGAGAAACCCGAGGATTCCAAGCCCGAGGAGACCAAGCGCGAGGAAGCGCTCGATCTGCTGGTCGAAACGGTCGAGGCGCTGCTTGCCGAACGCGGTGGCGAGGCGACCTTGTGGGGCTCGATGGTCAAGCCCACCTTGCAACGGCGCAAGCCGGGGTTTACCGAATCTTATTATGGCTACCGTTCATTTCGCGATTTATTGGAGGACGCCAAAAAGCGCAAACTGCTCATCGTCGAGCGCGATGAAAAATCGGGTCAGTATGCTATTCGATTGCCGATGGATGATTAACTTTATAAACGTCAGGTGGTATGAGTAGTGAAATAAAACCCGAGCAGTCCCGTGAGCTTTTGCAAGCGCTGCATATTCTTACCCGTGATGGAAAGCTGAATCAGGACAGCCGCCGCAAGCTCAAGCAAATCTATCACCTGGTCCATTTCATCGAACCGCTGTTGGTTGAAGTCATGCGCGAGGGTGGCGATGTGACGCTGGCTGATCACGGTGCTGGCAAGTCTTATCTTGGTTTTATTTTGTACGATTTATTTTTTAAATCGCGTGACAAAGGCACGCTCTACGGTATTGAGCGACGTGCCGAGCTGGTGGCCCAATCAGAGGCCCTGGCACTGCGACTGGCTTTTTCGCGCATGGCATTTCTTAATCTGTCAGTTGAAGCGTCAGTGACTTCACCTGCTTTGCCTAGTCGCATTGACATCGTGACCGCGCTACACGCGTGTGACACGGCAACGGATGATGCAATTCGCTTTGCCTTGCACAAGGAAGCGCAGTTCATTGTGTTAGTGCCTTGCTGCCAGGCGGAGGTGGCTGCTGTTTTGCGGCAGAACAAAAATGTGTCATTTGCAAAAACACCGCTGTCTGAAATCTGGCGGCATCCGGTTCACACGCGTGAATTCGGCAGCCAGCTGACGAATGTGCTGCGTTGTCTGCTGCTCGAATCCCACGGGTATGAACTGACGGTGACCGAGCTGGTGGGCTGGGAGCATTCGATGAAAAACGAGCTCATCATCGCCCGTCGCGGGAGTGTCCCGCGCGGTAACGCGCGGCAGCGCATCGGGCAGATATTGCATGAGTTGAATCTGGACGAACTGTCAGACCGTTTTGCTTACTGAATCGCACCCCCCAGCTTTGAATCTGACCGCAGGGAATGCAGAGCCGTTTCTGGACAGCGCTGAATGCTTTGCACTGCTCGACGATAATGGAGCGAGTGCGGAGTTGCCGCGCTCGCGCCTATACACGGGGCACGTCACGACGCTGCGCTGTGCCAACGCTGCAAAATTTTCTGCGCTGCTGGAAGAAATGCAGCGGCTGCAAGGACAGGGGCTGCATGCCGTCGGGCTGTTCACGTATGAGCTGGGTGCCGCTTTGCAGGGCATTGCGCTGCCGCCAGGACATGAACTGGCGCAAATTCTTCTGTTCCGGAACTGCCGGCATTTGTCAGCCGCCGAGGTTGACGCGTGGCTTGACCAGCGCGCGGGCGCGGCTGGCGATGCCATCGCGGGGGTGACCGGACTCACGCCCAGCGTGAGCGAAGCCGAGTTCACGGAAGCTATTGCGCGGATTCATCGCTACATCGAAACGGGCGACACTTATCAGGTCAATTACACCTATCGCTTGCGCTTCGAAGTGTATGGCGCGCTGATTGCGTTGTACCGGCGCTTGCGGGTGCGCCAGCCGGTGCCTTTTGGCGCGCTGATTGCGCTGGCCGATGGCCGCGCGGTGCTGTCATTTTCTCCCGAACTGGCTGTGCGGCACAACGCTGGCCGCTTGAGCGCGCTGCCGATGAAGGGCACGGCAGCGGCAGCGGACGACCCGGGCGAAAATGCCGCGCGCGCTGCCGCGCTGTCCGCCGATCCGAAGAACCGCGCTGAAAACCTGATGATCGTCGATCTGCTGCGCAATGATTTCGGTCGTATCGCCCGGCTCGGCTCGGTGTGCGTGCCGGAACTTTTCAGCGTCGCGCGCTACGGCCAGGTGTTGCAGATGACATCGACAGTTGAGGCCGATGTTGAACCCACGCTGACCCTGACGCATGTGCTGGCCGCTTTATTACCTGCGGGCTCGGTTACCGGTGCGCCAAAACGCCGCACGCTGGAAATCATCAGTGAATTGGAAACAGCGCCGCGGAGTTACTACACGGGCGCCATCGGTTGGTTTGATGCGCCGCAGAAGGGCCGCACGCTGGGCGATTTTTGTCTGTCGGTGCCCATCCGCACGCTTTTGCTCGCTGCGCCTGATGCCGGAGAACGGCACGCCGGTGAAATGGGTGTTGGGGC contains the following coding sequences:
- a CDS encoding DNA ligase — its product is MHRLSRMVLVASWAFLFVAGFWVSVGGMAVLPAEAAATAAEETFPVPSIDAAKKTEMLLAKVWQHGRDPAAFWVSEKLDGVRAIWDGHQLRFRSGRIVPAPDWFTAVLPAQPLDGELWLGRGAFDALSAIVRKTPPVDAEWRQVRYMIFELPELSGVPGASGSFTQRVEQMRVVVDQAKIPWLQGVPQFRVANAAQLMARYREVIAGGGEGLMLHRADALYHTGRSDDLLKLKPAEDAEAVVIGYLPGKGRYTGMVGALLVENAEGKRFRIGSGLDEATRRHPPAVGATITYRYQQLSVNGIPRFPRYWRVRDAL
- a CDS encoding MarR family winged helix-turn-helix transcriptional regulator, with translation MSTLEERFSRALHSTARAWRLALDRRLKYLGVSQASWMTIAVAARADQPLSQTELAQRLAVEGATMVAMVDRLAEAGLLVREPSETDRRVNLVVLTKAGNQLYGKVKAEADAFSKELLATVDKDKLTIAIELLERLQIAVESAP
- a CDS encoding DHA2 family efflux MFS transporter permease subunit, with protein sequence MNSATTAGAAVRPLNRGMITLSLMLATVMQTLDSTIANVALPHIQGSLSASQDQITWVLTSYIVATAIATPLAGWLSDRFGQKYVLISSVAGFVLSSMMCGLSTSLTQLVFARLLQGAFGATLIPLSQVILMEINPKEKQGAAMAMWGMGVMIGPILGPTLGGWLTENYDWRWVFFVNIPIGVVALYGMWRYIRHVPGIRRTRFDMFGFATLSIALGALQMLLDRGEQNDWFASLETWIEAILFALMSVYFIVHTLLRPAGKSFFDYRLLKNRNYFSGLVFIFIVGIVLLTPRALIPSFLQNMLNYEVMTAGFLTAPTGFGTMISMVIVGRLVGRVDVRFLLLSGFSITAFSLWQMSRYTLVVSQSDIVWPGVIQGIGIGLTFVPLSVATFATLAPEMRAEGTAIYSLMRNIGNSIGISLMQTLLVRNTQIMHASLAGSVNYANPVFHDPAIATFYNPATPAGLLALNAEITRQAAMIAYINDFWLMCLMALLVIPFLFLLRPMSKHAPANVEHVVME
- a CDS encoding efflux transporter outer membrane subunit translates to MQKNIRMSFFSFSTMRSLNFSLPQIICLGSLLLAISGCAMIPPDHDVLPRQDLASAQLAADIKLTHDNWPQAQWWTGYGDVQLDRLMAQALQNSPSLQMTAARIGAARAALNLDSADEGVDVSLKAETNRQRYSANGFFPAPIGGSYYTESTLKVLAGHDFDWWGKRRAQIAAALGEVNARHAEHAQAEQTLAAAVAQSYFNLQAQWARLDKLQQRRVKQEELVADKVKRIAHGIASIDEQRTAEAELNRLHSEQAALDAQLGREREALRALLGADSRALTDLTPQPLPDIPHALPSSLGIELLARRPDLQAARWRVEASLSRIEADQAGFYPEINLTGFIGLDSVSMSDLFKASSRTLFIGPALSLPLFDSRRLQARLGVARTQRNELIADYNQLVFNAVRDVAQEGLTLRGLEVRIREQTAAANATDALLRSARARFTQGLADRSTLLSAELAALKEQDISLQVKNQQLLSEVALIKALGGGYRAEPQMGNKVENKTEKNPADIAFRK
- a CDS encoding HlyD family efflux transporter periplasmic adaptor subunit produces the protein MTTENETYTNGNKRKRMLIGVTLTFILAIILYGLYYIRVLTQREETDNAYVGGNLVVLTSQIAGSVREIHADETERVEAGAEIVKLDTIDSEVALREAEAQLGATVRQLRGQYAGIAQYEAQVQQRKLSLQKAEEDLARRVPLAADHTLSAEEVTHARQTVADARAALDIASKQAAAARAGLAGVDLSRHPSVLAAKAAWVQAWIALRRTSIRAPVTGYIAKRSAQVGVHVEPGTPLLSIVPLNQLWVDANFKELELRNIRIGQPVIIEADIYGGKVEYHGKVAGLAAGTGSAFSLLPAQNATGNWVKVVQRLPVRITLDAQELAKHPLRIGLSTLVTVDTHQRDGSMLGTPMPAAPAYTSQVPVHPVAEGEAIADKIIAKNLVE
- a CDS encoding universal stress protein; amino-acid sequence: MYRKILLAYDGSTFSTAALKQSAELAEVCKAELHLLSIAVTSGGMAIAEAAGAQDVCGQGEKELERLVASAVEELRGQRLTVITCIRYGDPAGEIAAYANQIKADLVVLGYAHRGILARWFQGSVSAKLLDHLPCSLLVATGTD
- a CDS encoding AEC family transporter, coding for MISTFFHHLVLATPLFALVVIGYAPVRWFHWPPSVAEGLSRFVFSIALPAMLFRMMSDFSRLPPVDARLLIAFFGGCLIVFGIGRFVAWRWLRLDGVAQSVFALGGIFSNNVLLGLPLAKTTLGEAALPSVALILTFNSLILWTLVSVSIEWAKHGSPSFTGFAKTLRSVATNPIVAAIISGTLFGLTDSHIPALIDAPLAMLAQIAAPLSLIALGMSLAQYGMRAGWQLSTAICTLKLMVQPLVVWLLAIALGIPTMETHVVVLMASLPVGANVYLMSRQFKTLEGPVAASLVISTALAAITAPLVLTLLGVVGQ
- a CDS encoding NYN domain-containing protein, producing MAGLPEITNMALFCDFENIALGVRDAKYAQFDIKKVLERLLLKGSIVVKKAYCDWARYKEFKAPMHEASFELIEIPHVRQSGKNSADIRMVVDALDLCYTKAHVDTFVIISGDSDFSPLVSKLRENNKHVIGVGVKAATSDLLSANCDEFIFYDDLVREQEAKKTRSAKKAPAKTTTAKSAASKAEEKPEDSKPEETKREEALDLLVETVEALLAERGGEATLWGSMVKPTLQRRKPGFTESYYGYRSFRDLLEDAKKRKLLIVERDEKSGQYAIRLPMDD
- a CDS encoding class I SAM-dependent methyltransferase, with amino-acid sequence MSSEIKPEQSRELLQALHILTRDGKLNQDSRRKLKQIYHLVHFIEPLLVEVMREGGDVTLADHGAGKSYLGFILYDLFFKSRDKGTLYGIERRAELVAQSEALALRLAFSRMAFLNLSVEASVTSPALPSRIDIVTALHACDTATDDAIRFALHKEAQFIVLVPCCQAEVAAVLRQNKNVSFAKTPLSEIWRHPVHTREFGSQLTNVLRCLLLESHGYELTVTELVGWEHSMKNELIIARRGSVPRGNARQRIGQILHELNLDELSDRFAY
- a CDS encoding chorismate-binding protein; its protein translation is MNLTAGNAEPFLDSAECFALLDDNGASAELPRSRLYTGHVTTLRCANAAKFSALLEEMQRLQGQGLHAVGLFTYELGAALQGIALPPGHELAQILLFRNCRHLSAAEVDAWLDQRAGAAGDAIAGVTGLTPSVSEAEFTEAIARIHRYIETGDTYQVNYTYRLRFEVYGALIALYRRLRVRQPVPFGALIALADGRAVLSFSPELAVRHNAGRLSALPMKGTAAAADDPGENAARAAALSADPKNRAENLMIVDLLRNDFGRIARLGSVCVPELFSVARYGQVLQMTSTVEADVEPTLTLTHVLAALLPAGSVTGAPKRRTLEIISELETAPRSYYTGAIGWFDAPQKGRTLGDFCLSVPIRTLLLAAPDAGERHAGEMGVGAGIVHDSTAAAEFRECGLKAGFLTGLGHEFELFETMCATQAAGCRLLEPHLQRLAASARYFGFRYDEASLREKLAAACAQLPPQSPHRLRLALDHAGTVRLECAPLGALNTPVTLLLAQEPVRIEPLFLRHKTTHRARYDAAWHAAEAAGAFDVLFCNDRGEVTEGARSTLFVKLSGRWHTPPLASGLLPGVMRRVILDDPAWAATERPLTLDDLRAAEEVIVCNALRGVLPALIDWQGRADL